The genomic window CGCACCGACGGTGCCCGGCCGCGGGCTGAACCCGGCGTGCGCGGCGTACGGTTCGTCGGTGCTGATCCTGCCCGAGTCGTCGCGGGACCCGGTGCAGGTGACCGCATCGCTGTGCACCCAGGGTGAAATCAACGACGCGTTGCTGTATGCGACCGTGGCGGTGGTCGGCACCCACGCCGCGGTCTGGACCGCGAAGTGAGCGGACCCGGGCCCACTGAGTGGGGTGCACCGGCCACCGGCGTCGGCCCGTGGGTGGGGGACCCGCCCGACGACCCGCGCTATGACCCAATGTTGTTGCGCGAAGGGGACACTCGCAACGTCGTCGACGCCTACCGGTACTGGACTCGCGAGGCGATCATCGCCGACATCGACCGGCGCCGGCATGGGCTGCATGTGGCGATCGAGAACTTCGGGTACGACGCCAACATCGGCTCGGTGGTGCGCACCGCCAACGCGTTCGCCGTCGACACCGTGCACATCGTCGGGCGTCGCCGCTGGAATCGCCGCGGCGCCATGGTGACCGACCGCTACCAACGGTTGTGCCATCACGACGATGCCGCCCACCTGATGGCTTTTGCCGCCGACGCCGGGCTGACCGTGGTCGCGGTGGACAACGTCCCGGGCGCCAGCCGGCTGGAAGAGACGACGCTGCCGCGGGACTGTCTGCTGGTGTTCGGTCAAGAAGGCCCCGGCATCACCGACGACACGCGCACGGGTGCGGCGCTGACCGTCTCGATCGCACAGTTCGGTTCGACCCGCAGCATCAATGCCGGTGTGGCGGCGGGGATCGCGATGCATGCGTGGATCCGCGAGCACGCAGACCTGTCGCGGGCTTGGTGAGTGTGCGGCAGCGGCGCCGAGTGTGAGGTGAGGGCGTCGAGTGTGCGCCAGCGGCGGGATTCCGGCGAATTTCCCGCCCACGCGTGACGCTGGAAGCCGTCAGTACACAGTCGACGCCACACACGACAACGGCCGAATAGCCCCCGAGTGTGAGCGCCCGGCGTCGAGTGTGCGCCAGCGGCGGGATTCCGGCGAATCGCCCGCCCTCGCGTAACGCTGGATGCCGTCAGTACACAGTCGACGCCACACACGACAACGGCCGAATAGCCCGGCGACCGTGCACCAGCGGCGTCGAGTGTGCGCCAGCGGCGGGATTCCGGCGAATCGGCCGCCCACGCGTGACGCTGGAAGCCGTCAGTACACACTCGACGCCACACACGACAACGGCCGAATAGCCCCGAAGTTGGGCCCAGAGGGCGGGGTGAGCTTACTTTGGGATGCGTGCGTGACGTGCTTGCTGATCTGATGTCGGTCTGGCGCGCCGGCGGCACCGCGGGGGTAGGAACCGTGGTCCGGACTTTGCGGTCGGCGCCGCGCCCGCCGGGCGCCTCGATGGTGGTCGCGCCGGATGGTTCGGTCAGCGGGTCGGTGTCGGGCGGATGTGTGGAGGGTGCCGTCTACGACCTCGCCGCTGAGGTCGTGCAGACCGGGTCGCCGCGGCTGGAGCGCTACGGAATCAGCGACGGAGACGCCTTCGCGGTAGGCCTGACCTGCGGCGGCATCATCGACATCTTCGTCGAACCGGTGTCGCAGGCGACCTTCCCCGAGCTCGGCACGGTGGCCGACGATATCGCCGCGCACCGACCGGTCGCCGTGGCCACCGTCATCTCCCATCCGGAGTGGACGGGCCGGAGGCGGGTCATCTGGCCCCACACCGCGGCCGGGTCGCTGGGTTCGGCGCGCGCCGACGCCGCCGTCACCGACGACGCCCGCGGTTTGCTGGCCTTGGGCCGCAGCGACATCCTCGAATACGGGACCGACGGCCAGCGCCGCGGTGAAGGCATGGAGGTCTTCGTCGCCAGCTACGCGCCGCGCCCGCGAATGCTGGTGTTCGGCGCCATCGACTTCGCGGCCGCCCTGGCCCGGCAGGGCTCGTTCCTCGGCTACCGCGTCACCGTCTGCGATGCCCGCGCCGTGTTCGCCACGCCGGCGCGCTTCCCGACGGCCGACGAAGTCGTCGTCGAATGGCCGCACCGCTACCTGGCCGGCCAGGTGCAGGCCGGGGCAATCGACGAGCGCACGGTCATCTGCGTGCTCACCCACGACCCGAAGTTCGACGTGCCGGTGCTGGAGGTGGCGCTGCGGTTGCCCGCGGTCGGCTACGTCGGCGCGATGGGATCGCGGCGAACCCACGACGACCGCATGGACCGGCTGCGCGCGGCCGGGTTGACGGACGCGGAGATGAGTCGCCTCTCGAGCCCAATCGGTTTGGATCTGGGCGCGCGCACCCCCGAGGAAACCGCCGTTTCGATCGCCGCGGACATCATCGCCCGACGGTGGGGCGGGCAGGGCCGTCCCCTGGCTGAGCTCAGCGGCCGCATCCACCGCGACGTGTAAGTGATTCCGTCCGGCGCCGGTGTGCCAGGCTGATTCGCGACGCAGTTGTCGAACACCGCCCGGACACGAGAGGACTTCAACGATGAAGATCGCCAACCAGTTCACCGTCAGCGCGCCGATCGATCAGGCTTGGGACGTGCTGTGCGACCTGGAGCAGGTGATTCCGCTGATGCCCGGAGCGCAGCTGACCGGCCACCAGGGCGACGACTACCTCGGCAAAGTAAAGGTCAAGGTGGGCCCGGTGACCAGCGAATTCAGCGGCAAGGTGCACTTCGTCGAACAAGACCGCGCCCAATACCGGGCCGTGATCGACGCCAAGGGCAAAGAGTCGCGCGGCACCGGCAATGCGGCGGCCACCGTGACCGCGCAGCTGCAGGAGGCGGGGGAGCGCACCCACGTCATCGTCGACACCGATCTCAAGATCGTCGGCAAGCTGGCTCAGTTCGGCAGCGGCATGCTGCAACAGGTGTCGGAGAAGTTGTTGGGCCAGTTCGTCGAATCCCTGGAAGCCGAACTCAAAGCCAAGGCCAGCCCAGCGCCGGAGAGCCCGGTCAGCACCAACGGTGAGCTACCGAGAAGCGCCGAGGTCCCCGTAGACGCCGCGGCCACGGCCGCCTCCGCTGAGCCTGCCCCCATCGACCTGTTGCAACTCGCCGGCGGCGAGCAGCTCAAGAAGTACGGCGCCCCCGGTGTCGCGCTGCTGGCCGCGATGGTGCTCGCCTGGCTGTTGGTGCGGCGGCGAGGGGCCGGCCGCGCTGGCTAGTCCGAAATTGCGGCGATGAGCTGTTCGGTGGTCAACGGCAGGGACCGCACCCGCACGCCCAGCGCGTCGCACACCGCGTTGCCGATCGCCGCCGCGGTCGGGCCCTGCGCGCACTCACCCACTCCCAGCGGGGAATTCTCCTGTGCCGCAACGAATTCCACGTCGACGGCGGGTACCTCGGAAAAGCGCAGGATGGGATAGGTCTCCCAGGTGGTGCTGGTCACGTTCATCCGGTCGAAGCGCACCCGCTCCTTGAGCGTCCAACTGGTGGCCTGAATGGCGCCGCCTTCGATCTGATTGGCCGCACCGTCGGG from Mycobacterium kubicae includes these protein-coding regions:
- a CDS encoding TrmH family RNA methyltransferase, with the protein product MSGPGPTEWGAPATGVGPWVGDPPDDPRYDPMLLREGDTRNVVDAYRYWTREAIIADIDRRRHGLHVAIENFGYDANIGSVVRTANAFAVDTVHIVGRRRWNRRGAMVTDRYQRLCHHDDAAHLMAFAADAGLTVVAVDNVPGASRLEETTLPRDCLLVFGQEGPGITDDTRTGAALTVSIAQFGSTRSINAGVAAGIAMHAWIREHADLSRAW
- a CDS encoding SRPBCC family protein; protein product: MKIANQFTVSAPIDQAWDVLCDLEQVIPLMPGAQLTGHQGDDYLGKVKVKVGPVTSEFSGKVHFVEQDRAQYRAVIDAKGKESRGTGNAAATVTAQLQEAGERTHVIVDTDLKIVGKLAQFGSGMLQQVSEKLLGQFVESLEAELKAKASPAPESPVSTNGELPRSAEVPVDAAATAASAEPAPIDLLQLAGGEQLKKYGAPGVALLAAMVLAWLLVRRRGAGRAG
- a CDS encoding XdhC family protein — its product is MRDVLADLMSVWRAGGTAGVGTVVRTLRSAPRPPGASMVVAPDGSVSGSVSGGCVEGAVYDLAAEVVQTGSPRLERYGISDGDAFAVGLTCGGIIDIFVEPVSQATFPELGTVADDIAAHRPVAVATVISHPEWTGRRRVIWPHTAAGSLGSARADAAVTDDARGLLALGRSDILEYGTDGQRRGEGMEVFVASYAPRPRMLVFGAIDFAAALARQGSFLGYRVTVCDARAVFATPARFPTADEVVVEWPHRYLAGQVQAGAIDERTVICVLTHDPKFDVPVLEVALRLPAVGYVGAMGSRRTHDDRMDRLRAAGLTDAEMSRLSSPIGLDLGARTPEETAVSIAADIIARRWGGQGRPLAELSGRIHRDV